AGGGAGCTTGACTTCTACCGCTGGGGTGGGGCTATCGATCTCTGGAGCGTCAAAACGAAGGAGCGCGTTCCCGGGGTGAACAAGAAGCTCATCCTCATCGTCCCGACGGAGAGGGGCCACATCGAGCGCGAGGTCATTGGTAGGGAGAGCGAGGTCGCGAAAACCCTCGGGGTGAGCGTTGAGGTCGTTACGGAGCGCGTCCACGTGCTCACGAGGCGCGACAGGATCGGGAGGACGGGGATCTACATAAACGAGGAGGTTCCGGACTGGATGAGTTTTGAGGAGGCCCTCAAGATAATAGCCGACCGCGACCCCAACGTGAGGAGGAAGGTGAGGGAGCGGGGAGGGGTTTAGCAACCCTTATATCTTTCAAGACAGAAGGAACCTTGGTGGGAGAGCGTGGAAACCGTTAAGGTTGAGGTTCCCAAGGAGTTTGAGAAAAAAGTCAAGGAGTACCTCCAAGAGCTTGAAAAGAGGCGTGAGATTCTGAAAAAGACGGCGGGAATACTGAAAACCGAAAAGTCCGCCGAAGAGCTGAAGGTGGAGATTTATGAGGAGCTTTATGGTTGACTCCACCGTTCTTGTCGAGCACTTGAAGGGAAACCCCGAGGCCACTGAACTTCTTGAGGCTCTCATTGAGGGGGATGCAGAAGGGTATATCAACGAAACCGTTGCCTCAGAAGTCATTTTTGTGTATCTAAAGCTCAAAACTGGCAGGAGCTTTAGAACGCTTAAGAAAAAACCAGATTTGGTCAAAGCGGTCCAAAAAGGACCTGTTTATGAGCTTCTATCTCTGTTCAAGTTTCTCGACACAAACGAATTCGTGTTTGCCATTTCCAGGAGATTGGTCGATGAATACGGCCTCCTTCCCAATGATGCGATGATTGCCGGGGCGGCCCTCTTCTACAAGCTTGATGGGATAATAACTCTCGATAAAGACTTTGAGAACATGGCACGGAACGAGAATCTTCTGTTAATTTTGTCCCTCGAGGAACTCTCAAGGGTATAGCGGACTGTATACAGTACAGCCCTTTATAAACCCGTGTACTGTATGCAGAACAACACCCCAATGAGAGATTCTGGAAAGGGGTTAAAAGGGAAAGAAAATCAGCCCTGACAGCACTTCTCCTTTATGCTCGCCGGCAGGATCTCCTTGAAGCCGGTGTACTTCCAGAGCGCCCTCGGTAGCTTTACAACGCCTTCCTCCGTCTGGTGGTTCTCGAGGATGGCAACTATTGCCCTCGATGTGGCTATTGCCGTTGAGTTGAGCGTGTGGAGGAACTTCGGCTTCTCGTGGGTCTTGTCGCGGTAGCGGATGTTCAAGCGCCTCGCCTGCC
The nucleotide sequence above comes from Thermococcus sp.. Encoded proteins:
- a CDS encoding aminoacyl--tRNA ligase-related protein → FQALEIPYRVVNICTGDLGYVAAKKYDIEAWMAGQGKFREVVSASNCTEWQARRLNIRYRDKTHEKPKFLHTLNSTAIATSRAIVAILENHQTEEGVVKLPRALWKYTGFKEILPASIKEKCCQG
- a CDS encoding nucleotidyltransferase domain-containing protein, with amino-acid sequence IMEMLAQFDPLLYGSVARGDVRRDSDIDIFIPVRVPSYLIELALEDLVRRRKIVMATPWHLIKGVIKIDEETTITFPLIEPNDRELDFYRWGGAIDLWSVKTKERVPGVNKKLILIVPTERGHIEREVIGRESEVAKTLGVSVEVVTERVHVLTRRDRIGRTGIYINEEVPDWMSFEEALKIIADRDPNVRRKVRERGGV
- a CDS encoding type II toxin-antitoxin system VapC family toxin is translated as MRSFMVDSTVLVEHLKGNPEATELLEALIEGDAEGYINETVASEVIFVYLKLKTGRSFRTLKKKPDLVKAVQKGPVYELLSLFKFLDTNEFVFAISRRLVDEYGLLPNDAMIAGAALFYKLDGIITLDKDFENMARNENLLLILSLEELSRV